In one Solanum lycopersicum chromosome 11, SLM_r2.1 genomic region, the following are encoded:
- the LOC138339248 gene encoding uncharacterized protein — MIQVFDFTTYALLDLGSSLSFISPYVFMNFDIIREQLSEPFSVSTRVGESILIERVYRDCPISASNKIDCSTRIVKFQFSNELALEWKSSSAVPKGRFISYLKVGNLVSKVRVYHSVRVNDSSFEMPLIQSVPVVKEFPEVFRDDLFGVPPERERFQYRSSSRYSPISIPPYRMALTELKELKEQLKDI, encoded by the exons ATGATTCAAGTCTTTGACTTTACTACTTATGCATTGCTAGATCTAGGATcaagtttatcttttatatCTCCATATGTTTTCATGAACTTTGACATTATTCGTGAGCAACTTAGTGAACCATTCAGTGTTTCCACACGTGTTGGTGAATCCATTCTAATAgaaagagtctatcgtgattgtcccATCTCCGCCAGTAACAAGA TTGATTGTAGCACTCGAATAGTGAAGTTTCAGTTTTCGAATGAGCTAGCCTTAGAGTGGAAAAGCAGTTcagcagtgcctaagggtcgatttatttcgtaccttaaggtGGGGAATTTAGTTTCTAAGGTGCGTGTCTATCACTCagtccgagttaatgactctAGTTTTGAGATGCCTCTTATTCAATCAGTTCCAGTAGTGaaagagtttccagaagtctttcGAGATGATCTTTTTGGAGTCCCTcctgagagagagagatttcaGTATAGATCTTCTTCAAGATACTCACCCATCTCTATTCCGCCATATAGAATGGCACTAACagagttgaaagagttaaaaGAGCAGTTAAAAGACATTTAA